The proteins below are encoded in one region of Sedimentibacter sp. zth1:
- the serS gene encoding serine--tRNA ligase gives MLEIRQIRKNPKKIEELLKRKNPEISLDKILNLDFKKRNILLEVEQKKAEHNLVSKQIPQLKKECRDISTIVYKMRKLSDNIKNLDKELDNLDKQIKEELLSLPNTPNETVIVGKSDIDNKEIRKIGNPTEFNFCTKPHWDLGVNLDILDFERAGKITGPRFSIYKGKGAMLERALTQFMLDTHVFEHGFLEVATPYMVNKESMLGTGQLPKFKDDMFEISNKEYYLVPTAEVPVTNIYRNEILKETELPLCMTAYTPCFRLESGSACRDTRGLIRNHQFDKVEMVIYSKPQNSYENLEKLTGFAENILKKLELPYRVIELCTGDLGFSASKTYDIEVWMPSYNRYVEISSCTNFEDYQARRANIKYKDSNKKHQYIHTLNGSGLAVGRTFAAILENYQNIDGSVDIPKVLIPYMRGISKIIS, from the coding sequence TTGTTAGAAATAAGGCAGATAAGAAAAAATCCTAAAAAAATTGAAGAACTATTAAAAAGAAAAAATCCCGAAATATCATTGGATAAGATATTAAATTTGGATTTTAAAAAAAGAAATATTTTACTAGAAGTTGAACAAAAAAAAGCAGAACATAACTTAGTTTCTAAGCAAATACCTCAGCTAAAGAAAGAGTGCAGAGATATTTCAACTATAGTCTATAAAATGAGAAAACTGTCGGATAATATAAAAAATTTAGATAAAGAATTAGATAATTTAGATAAACAAATAAAAGAAGAACTTTTGTCATTGCCAAATACTCCTAATGAAACTGTTATTGTAGGTAAATCAGATATAGACAATAAAGAGATTAGAAAAATAGGTAATCCTACAGAATTTAATTTTTGTACTAAACCACATTGGGATTTAGGAGTGAATTTAGATATATTAGATTTTGAAAGAGCAGGTAAAATAACAGGACCAAGATTTTCTATCTATAAGGGAAAGGGTGCAATGCTTGAAAGGGCGTTAACACAGTTTATGCTAGATACACATGTATTCGAGCATGGATTTTTAGAGGTTGCCACACCTTATATGGTTAATAAAGAAAGTATGTTAGGAACAGGTCAGCTTCCTAAATTTAAAGACGATATGTTTGAAATATCAAATAAAGAATATTATTTAGTACCAACTGCTGAAGTTCCTGTAACAAATATATACAGAAATGAAATTTTAAAAGAAACAGAATTACCTTTATGTATGACAGCATATACTCCTTGTTTTAGACTTGAATCAGGTTCAGCATGTAGAGATACAAGAGGATTAATAAGAAACCATCAATTTGATAAGGTGGAGATGGTCATATACTCAAAACCACAAAATTCATATGAGAATTTAGAAAAATTAACAGGTTTTGCAGAAAATATACTAAAAAAATTAGAGTTACCATATAGAGTTATTGAACTATGTACTGGCGACTTGGGATTTTCAGCTTCAAAAACCTACGATATAGAGGTATGGATGCCAAGCTACAATAGGTATGTTGAAATATCATCGTGTACAAATTTTGAAGATTATCAAGCTAGAAGGGCAAATATAAAATATAAAGACAGTAATAAAAAGCATCAATATATACACACATTAAATGGTTCAGGACTAGCTGTAGGAAGAACATTTGCAGCAATACTTGAAAATTATCAAAATATTGATGGAAGTGTAGATATACCAAAAGTATTAATACCATATATGAGAGGAATTAGTAAAATTATTTCTTAG
- a CDS encoding XRE family transcriptional regulator, translating into MLIGEKIRTIRKEMNLTISALADAIEVTPGYISQIERDLIDPSLSVLKRLCKELQTPLSVLFSEESAPGVVLIKSEERTEVRFRDKRMYFEFLTPSIKDKENSSKNSPNMEVFYYKIDPKGWVSDELMLHEADECNYILEGEVEYHIDGKVYTVKKYDTIYIPKNTSHMMYNATDDFVEGIGILTPPMY; encoded by the coding sequence ATGTTAATTGGTGAAAAAATTAGAACAATACGTAAAGAAATGAATCTAACAATTAGTGCATTAGCAGATGCTATTGAGGTAACACCAGGTTATATTTCACAAATTGAAAGGGATTTAATAGATCCGTCTCTTTCAGTTTTGAAAAGGCTTTGTAAAGAGTTGCAAACACCATTATCTGTGTTGTTTTCAGAAGAATCAGCTCCAGGAGTTGTTCTAATAAAATCTGAGGAAAGAACTGAAGTGAGATTTAGAGATAAAAGAATGTATTTCGAATTTTTAACACCCTCTATTAAGGATAAAGAAAATTCATCTAAAAATTCACCTAATATGGAAGTTTTTTATTATAAAATTGATCCCAAGGGTTGGGTTAGCGATGAGTTAATGCTTCATGAAGCTGATGAATGTAATTATATATTAGAAGGTGAGGTTGAATATCATATAGATGGTAAAGTATATACTGTTAAAAAATACGATACTATATACATACCTAAAAACACATCTCATATGATGTATAATGCAACTGACGATTTTGTAGAAGGAATTGGTATTTTAACACCACCAATGTATTGA
- a CDS encoding MFS transporter, with product MSNKTNKLWTKNFSIITIGSIISMLGNSVSGFAIGLMVLDYTNSTFLFALFMVIYNLPKVAAPLFAGPYVDRFSRKKVIYTLDFMSAALYIILFFFITSGAFNYIILLFLTLIVGTIDGIYAVAYESLYPNLITEGNYSKAYSISSMIYPLAAFMVPIASIIYNKFGTPAPLFLFNAFTFLIAACFETKIDYCEQHLVTNKIEKFNFKQYKLDFKESLKYIGQEKGLLTITAYFCLTMFASSGSGTLFLPFFKNNPDLFSNIPIDVVTLFSIITCFGVFGRLVGALIHYKFKYPTNKKFAIAISVYTIIAILEATQLYFPIVLMAISFFLVGILGVTSFNIRISATQSYIPDTIRGRFNGVFQMLCTLGSIVGQLLAGALGEFINERIVIIIFMCINMLGVIFIMYRGKEHVKKIYNRNV from the coding sequence ATGTCTAATAAAACAAATAAATTATGGACTAAAAATTTTTCAATTATAACTATTGGTTCTATTATTTCAATGCTTGGCAACTCTGTTTCAGGATTTGCTATAGGATTAATGGTTTTAGATTACACAAATTCAACATTTTTATTTGCACTTTTTATGGTTATATATAATCTACCAAAAGTTGCAGCGCCTTTGTTTGCTGGTCCTTATGTAGACAGATTTTCCAGAAAAAAAGTTATATATACGTTAGATTTCATGTCAGCAGCACTTTATATAATATTATTTTTCTTTATTACTAGCGGAGCATTTAATTATATAATACTTTTGTTCTTAACTTTAATTGTTGGCACTATTGATGGAATTTATGCTGTTGCATATGAAAGTTTATACCCTAATTTAATTACAGAGGGAAATTATTCTAAAGCTTATTCTATTTCAAGCATGATATATCCACTTGCAGCTTTTATGGTTCCAATAGCATCAATAATTTATAACAAATTTGGTACACCAGCTCCTTTATTTTTATTTAATGCTTTCACATTTTTAATAGCAGCTTGCTTTGAAACAAAAATTGATTATTGTGAACAACATTTAGTAACTAATAAAATTGAAAAATTTAATTTTAAGCAATATAAATTAGATTTTAAGGAGTCTTTGAAATATATAGGTCAAGAAAAAGGGTTACTTACTATTACCGCATACTTCTGTTTGACTATGTTTGCTTCAAGTGGTTCTGGAACTTTGTTTTTACCATTCTTTAAGAATAATCCAGATCTTTTTTCAAATATACCAATAGACGTTGTAACATTATTTAGTATTATCACATGTTTTGGTGTGTTTGGTAGATTAGTTGGAGCATTAATTCATTATAAATTTAAATACCCAACTAATAAAAAATTTGCTATAGCAATTAGTGTATATACAATTATAGCAATATTAGAAGCTACACAATTATATTTTCCAATAGTTTTGATGGCAATAAGTTTCTTCTTAGTTGGTATACTAGGTGTTACTTCCTTTAATATCAGAATATCTGCCACTCAATCATACATACCTGATACTATTAGGGGAAGGTTTAATGGTGTATTTCAAATGCTATGTACTTTAGGTAGTATAGTCGGTCAATTATTAGCAGGTGCTCTAGGAGAATTTATAAACGAACGTATTGTTATAATTATTTTTATGTGCATAAATATGCTTGGTGTAATTTTTATAATGTACCGTGGAAAAGAACATGTAAAAAAAATATATAATAGAAATGTATAG
- the tadA gene encoding tRNA adenosine(34) deaminase TadA codes for MQEAIREALKAKELMEIPIGAVIVKDNKVIGRGFNTKETQKDATLHAEIIAIKEACTTLGGWRLPGCTMYVTLEPCPMCAGALVNARVGRLVIGTRDEKTGSCGTVMNITNNKSLNHQIEVDIGVCGEECKSMLKTFFKELRILKIK; via the coding sequence ATGCAGGAGGCAATTCGAGAAGCTTTAAAGGCGAAAGAATTGATGGAAATACCAATTGGAGCTGTTATTGTAAAAGATAATAAAGTAATTGGTAGGGGATTTAATACAAAAGAAACTCAAAAAGATGCAACTTTGCATGCAGAAATTATAGCTATAAAAGAAGCATGCACAACACTCGGTGGATGGAGGTTGCCAGGTTGTACAATGTACGTAACTTTAGAGCCTTGTCCGATGTGTGCTGGAGCACTTGTTAATGCAAGAGTAGGAAGACTTGTCATTGGTACAAGAGATGAGAAAACAGGTAGCTGTGGGACTGTTATGAATATAACCAACAATAAGTCTCTGAATCACCAAATAGAAGTAGATATTGGAGTGTGTGGAGAAGAATGCAAAAGTATGCTTAAAACATTCTTTAAAGAATTAAGAATTTTAAAAATAAAATAA
- a CDS encoding GntR family transcriptional regulator, translating to MININYNSNKPIYEQIYDEFIKLILNKALKPNDKLPSVRELATLTKVNPNTIQKAYKALESGNYICTVKGKGNFVKGNDEIVSAYMAKKSEELKIILESLNKLSIEKSQIIKLVSEILDTL from the coding sequence TTGATTAATATTAACTATAATAGTAATAAACCTATTTACGAGCAAATTTATGATGAATTTATAAAACTAATACTTAATAAAGCGCTAAAACCTAATGATAAGTTGCCATCTGTTAGAGAATTGGCTACATTAACAAAGGTTAATCCTAATACAATACAAAAGGCGTATAAAGCATTGGAAAGTGGTAATTATATATGTACTGTTAAAGGGAAAGGTAATTTTGTTAAGGGTAATGATGAAATTGTTAGTGCATATATGGCTAAGAAAAGTGAAGAATTAAAAATTATATTGGAAAGTTTAAATAAATTATCGATAGAAAAATCCCAAATTATAAAATTAGTAAGTGAAATTTTAGATACTTTATAA
- a CDS encoding zinc ribbon domain-containing protein produces the protein MADKKYVCTKCGKLLNENQKFCTTCGTKNEFLEVNKSVDSNIFNEPIEVKQTTSNNSDAIAVESSEKLDETFIDNNKLDNKSKKNYKKVYIPALIVVGLLLIGLVGFKIFLMFSPNYSVKIAFLNTYKYYEKENNNFNKDNNITNMFYNFDGDKEKELELQFKDLNLGDNGIITNSIKNVIKDLEVNIKTQLNKKCTNGYYGISVQNNSSDFISGDFYFDEDKIVAEIPKLLDDLVGINFNRDNEDIKDSENKIDKLFNSNFYNIEDAKNINEKINSISKKYANYLLSELDFEKEKKDSYTAKIEGNKIIELVENFVLEILNDEEIKNYIIDCMYASDSQYSKQYYIDLLDSIKLRLPDEIEYLKELIQIDDIIVNVSTSKNKISYATLKLNIINVKTNENVKIQANLDCEEEKNNREIRMSLKFGTDILNTISTKLSFEETKKEKNRTFEIECLIKETGDNIKFLNNDCIKSDKTCENNIDIIMNTYNENIKVSLKTEAEKEGKDRLNIDNIHISMFVDDVNISLDLKGYIQNNKIRIIKNVNDKKILYLNDMDEIERNDLLDTFKTKFINKFELLFETYNNMV, from the coding sequence ATGGCTGATAAAAAATATGTATGCACAAAATGTGGGAAATTGTTGAATGAAAATCAAAAATTTTGTACAACCTGTGGAACAAAAAATGAATTTTTAGAAGTAAATAAATCTGTAGATTCAAATATATTTAATGAACCAATTGAAGTAAAACAAACAACTTCCAATAATAGTGATGCTATAGCTGTTGAAAGTTCAGAAAAATTAGATGAAACATTTATTGACAATAATAAACTAGATAACAAAAGCAAAAAAAATTATAAAAAAGTATATATTCCAGCGCTCATCGTAGTAGGATTGTTATTAATAGGGCTCGTTGGTTTTAAAATATTCTTAATGTTTTCACCAAATTATTCCGTTAAAATAGCTTTTTTAAATACATATAAATATTATGAAAAAGAAAATAACAACTTTAACAAAGATAATAATATAACAAATATGTTTTATAATTTTGATGGTGATAAGGAAAAAGAATTAGAATTGCAATTTAAGGATTTAAACTTAGGTGATAATGGAATAATAACAAATAGTATAAAAAATGTAATTAAAGATTTAGAAGTAAATATAAAAACGCAGTTAAATAAAAAATGTACTAATGGTTATTATGGTATATCTGTACAAAATAACAGTAGTGATTTTATAAGCGGTGATTTTTATTTTGATGAAGATAAAATTGTAGCAGAAATACCAAAATTATTAGATGATTTAGTAGGTATTAATTTTAACAGAGATAATGAAGATATAAAAGACAGTGAAAATAAAATTGATAAACTTTTTAACAGCAACTTTTACAACATTGAAGATGCAAAGAATATAAATGAAAAGATAAATTCAATTAGTAAAAAATATGCAAATTATTTATTAAGTGAGTTAGATTTCGAAAAGGAAAAAAAGGATAGTTACACAGCTAAAATTGAAGGAAATAAAATTATAGAATTAGTTGAAAATTTTGTATTAGAGATATTAAACGATGAAGAGATAAAAAATTATATAATTGATTGCATGTATGCATCAGATTCTCAATATTCAAAGCAATATTATATTGATTTATTAGATAGTATAAAATTAAGATTACCAGATGAAATTGAGTACTTAAAAGAGTTAATACAGATAGATGATATTATAGTTAATGTTTCAACAAGCAAAAATAAAATTAGTTATGCGACATTAAAATTAAACATAATTAATGTTAAAACAAATGAAAATGTTAAAATTCAGGCAAATTTGGATTGTGAGGAAGAAAAAAACAACAGAGAAATAAGAATGTCTCTTAAGTTTGGAACAGATATTTTGAATACTATTAGTACAAAATTATCTTTTGAAGAAACAAAAAAAGAAAAAAACAGAACATTCGAGATAGAATGTTTAATAAAAGAAACTGGAGATAATATAAAGTTTTTAAATAATGATTGTATAAAGTCAGATAAAACATGTGAAAATAATATAGATATAATTATGAACACATATAATGAAAATATTAAAGTTAGTTTAAAAACAGAAGCAGAAAAAGAGGGTAAAGATAGACTTAATATTGATAATATACATATTTCAATGTTTGTAGATGACGTTAATATCTCTTTAGATTTAAAAGGATATATACAAAATAATAAAATACGTATAATTAAAAATGTAAATGATAAAAAAATATTATATCTTAATGATATGGATGAAATTGAAAGAAATGATTTGTTAGATACATTTAAAACTAAATTTATAAATAAATTTGAATTATTATTTGAAACCTATAATAATATGGTTTAA
- a CDS encoding ABC transporter ATP-binding protein: MLAIKDLHKIIDNQKILDGINLTANCGEIYGLVGSNGCGKTTLLKHIINIYKADSGEIFFNDHLLGKNKTDLEKFYYVQDNLYFSSNISLNKLYNYEKLFYTNISKEKFNSLINFFNIDANKSLNKMSKGQKKQAAFILAISTNPQVLLLDEIVDGLDAVVKRKFWDVLIREVLENKTTIIVSSHDLKELDNICNKVGIMHEGKIIMEKSLEDIKLSVKRVQFAVDREFILTDECKQKCGIMKEMKIGSINIYTLKGNVEELKDFISKNYKIILFEELQMNLEEVFVTELTEHGYGNEVYKSITTDFEEGK, from the coding sequence ATGTTAGCTATAAAAGATTTACATAAAATAATTGATAATCAAAAGATATTGGATGGCATAAATCTAACAGCTAATTGTGGTGAAATTTATGGTTTAGTAGGTTCAAATGGTTGTGGAAAAACTACTCTTTTAAAACATATAATAAATATATATAAAGCAGATAGTGGTGAAATTTTTTTTAATGACCACCTGTTAGGTAAAAATAAAACTGATTTAGAAAAATTCTACTATGTACAAGATAATCTATATTTTTCAAGCAATATTAGTCTAAATAAGCTATATAATTATGAAAAATTGTTTTATACAAACATATCAAAAGAAAAATTTAATAGTTTAATAAATTTTTTTAATATTGATGCCAACAAATCTTTGAATAAAATGTCAAAGGGACAAAAAAAGCAGGCAGCATTTATATTGGCAATATCTACAAATCCGCAGGTACTTTTACTTGATGAAATAGTTGATGGGTTAGATGCAGTTGTGAAAAGAAAGTTTTGGGATGTTTTAATACGTGAGGTGTTAGAAAACAAAACAACTATAATAGTGTCTTCACATGACTTGAAAGAATTAGATAATATATGCAATAAAGTTGGTATAATGCATGAAGGTAAAATAATTATGGAAAAATCTTTAGAGGATATAAAGCTAAGCGTAAAAAGAGTTCAATTTGCAGTAGATAGAGAATTTATTTTAACAGATGAATGTAAACAGAAGTGTGGTATTATGAAGGAAATGAAAATAGGAAGTATAAATATATATACTCTTAAAGGAAATGTTGAAGAATTAAAAGATTTTATATCAAAGAATTATAAAATTATACTTTTTGAAGAATTACAAATGAATTTGGAAGAAGTATTTGTGACAGAATTAACTGAACATGGATATGGAAACGAAGTGTATAAGAGTATTACCACAGATTTTGAGGAGGGTAAATAA
- a CDS encoding DUF1576 domain-containing protein, translating into MQLNNIVEKKIGRNNALLILSVFPVSILLCCIILWILDSQINYKTILTGLANIIFTPTILITDFLEVGGISSAMINAALIGFLNLFFLKKCKLKINGLLIAAFLTVFGFSFFGINIYNIIPIYVGGFLYSKYQNIKFKSIILSVILGTGLSPVISQISFSGIMPMYFSIPLGILSGIFIGFVIVPLASHMLRFHDGYNIYNIGFTAGILGTVLTSFLRSLNIEIVSVNILYKQKNYVLFLVLLLQFIFLIIVGFIINKKSIINYKKILKYKGRIVTDFTFLVGYGTTFLNMGILGILSLTFVYITGGIINGPVIAAIFSVAGFGAFGKHLANCLPICLGTLLWAYLLKFDISSTSVIITVLFSTTIAPVAGTFGPLIGILAGVLHFTIASNIGIIHGGLNLYNNGFAGGLVAGFLVPIIEAFKRGEK; encoded by the coding sequence ATGCAATTAAATAACATTGTAGAAAAAAAAATTGGTAGAAATAACGCTTTACTTATATTATCTGTTTTTCCTGTATCAATATTGTTGTGTTGTATAATATTGTGGATTTTAGATAGTCAAATTAATTATAAAACAATTTTAACCGGTTTAGCTAACATAATTTTTACTCCAACAATATTAATTACAGACTTTTTAGAAGTTGGGGGAATAAGTTCAGCAATGATTAATGCCGCCCTTATAGGTTTTTTAAATCTTTTTTTTCTTAAAAAGTGTAAACTAAAAATAAACGGATTATTAATTGCTGCTTTCTTAACCGTTTTTGGATTTTCATTTTTTGGAATAAATATTTATAATATTATTCCCATTTATGTTGGTGGTTTTTTATATAGCAAATATCAGAATATCAAATTTAAAAGCATAATTTTATCAGTTATTTTAGGAACTGGTCTTTCTCCTGTTATAAGCCAAATAAGCTTTTCTGGAATTATGCCAATGTACTTTAGTATTCCACTTGGTATATTGTCAGGTATATTTATAGGATTTGTTATTGTACCTCTTGCAAGCCACATGCTAAGATTTCATGATGGATACAATATATATAATATTGGGTTCACAGCCGGTATTTTAGGAACAGTACTAACTAGTTTTTTAAGAAGTTTAAATATAGAAATTGTTAGTGTTAATATTTTATATAAGCAAAAAAACTATGTATTATTTTTAGTTCTCTTGTTGCAATTTATATTTCTAATAATTGTAGGATTCATTATCAATAAAAAATCTATTATTAACTATAAAAAAATATTAAAGTATAAAGGAAGAATAGTTACTGATTTTACTTTCTTGGTTGGTTATGGAACTACATTTTTAAATATGGGAATATTGGGAATTTTAAGCCTAACTTTTGTATATATTACTGGTGGAATTATTAATGGTCCTGTTATAGCAGCAATATTTTCTGTTGCTGGATTTGGTGCATTTGGTAAACATCTTGCAAACTGCTTACCAATATGTTTAGGTACACTTTTATGGGCCTATCTTCTAAAATTTGATATCAGCTCTACTAGTGTAATAATTACTGTTCTTTTTTCTACCACTATTGCTCCTGTTGCTGGTACTTTTGGTCCTTTGATAGGTATTTTAGCTGGTGTATTGCACTTTACAATAGCATCAAATATAGGTATAATACATGGTGGTTTGAATTTATATAATAATGGATTTGCAGGTGGACTTGTAGCTGGATTTTTGGTACCAATAATTGAAGCATTCAAAAGGGGTGAAAAATAA
- a CDS encoding D-alanyl-D-alanine carboxypeptidase family protein, producing MNLRTKLKKVLILTIVFCMILPCFIYADVENVSEKIKGALLGDLDSGTILYEYNIDKPLALASITKLMTYTILMDNIKEGKLKLDDEMTISHNAANTVGSVFGMVEGEKIKVSKMIEALLIVSGNDVATAIAENVSGSVESFVFQMNEKAKELGLTSAIFINPNGLPEDNVTPDQNYMSVRDLYTFVQYVLKTYPEILETTKKPELNLPERNFSKSSTNPLFGIVDGVDGLKTGYTDEAGICLVSTLPVGKQGEGTEDYRIISIVMGAQTHPERIEKSQALLDYGRNNFINQKLSVKDTPVDKIYIKNAKITDVDVYTIEDYNKLIKNGETIKSEIVYNEEIKAPIEKGTKIGQIKYSINDEVIKTMDIVVRDDVEKANIFVRIFRFFKGLFNK from the coding sequence ATGAATTTAAGAACAAAATTAAAGAAAGTTTTAATACTAACTATTGTTTTTTGCATGATACTACCTTGTTTCATTTATGCAGATGTAGAAAATGTTAGTGAAAAAATTAAGGGAGCATTACTTGGAGATTTAGATTCAGGTACAATTTTGTATGAATATAATATAGACAAGCCTTTAGCTTTAGCTAGTATAACTAAGCTTATGACTTATACTATTTTAATGGATAATATTAAAGAAGGTAAACTTAAATTAGACGATGAAATGACAATATCTCACAATGCTGCAAACACTGTAGGAAGTGTTTTTGGAATGGTAGAGGGAGAAAAAATAAAAGTATCTAAAATGATAGAAGCATTATTAATTGTTTCTGGAAATGATGTAGCTACTGCAATTGCAGAAAATGTATCTGGAAGTGTTGAAAGTTTTGTATTTCAAATGAATGAAAAAGCAAAAGAACTAGGATTAACATCAGCAATATTTATTAATCCTAATGGATTGCCTGAAGATAATGTAACACCAGATCAAAACTATATGAGTGTGAGAGATTTATATACTTTTGTACAATATGTATTGAAAACTTATCCTGAAATTTTAGAAACTACTAAAAAACCAGAATTAAATTTGCCAGAAAGAAACTTTAGCAAGTCATCAACGAATCCTTTATTTGGTATAGTAGATGGAGTTGATGGTTTGAAAACTGGGTATACGGATGAAGCAGGAATATGTCTAGTGTCAACATTACCAGTTGGTAAACAAGGTGAAGGAACAGAAGATTATAGAATTATATCTATAGTTATGGGTGCTCAAACTCATCCAGAGCGTATTGAAAAATCACAAGCACTATTGGACTATGGAAGAAATAATTTTATTAATCAAAAGTTATCAGTAAAAGATACACCAGTAGATAAGATTTATATAAAAAATGCTAAAATTACAGATGTTGATGTTTATACTATAGAGGATTATAATAAGTTAATCAAAAATGGTGAAACAATAAAATCAGAAATTGTTTATAATGAAGAAATAAAAGCTCCTATAGAAAAGGGGACAAAAATAGGTCAAATAAAATATTCTATAAATGATGAAGTTATTAAAACTATGGATATAGTTGTAAGAGATGATGTTGAAAAAGCAAATATATTTGTTAGAATATTCAGATTTTTTAAAGGCTTATTCAATAAGTAA